Below is a window of Pocillopora verrucosa isolate sample1 chromosome 6, ASM3666991v2, whole genome shotgun sequence DNA.
gatcttgggagtttaattGTTAGGCAATAGCAGTTTGTGGTAGCAAGTGGtctttttcaagttctttttatAGTGTTCAAGCCTCTAATAGCTGTTGGGCCATAAATGGATTTGATCTTTCTCAGATggtgaaaacaataaacaatgtatccattcttaaaaacttaaaacGACAATTATATCACTAGCAATGAAAGACACTTCGTGACTTCTCAAATTATGTACATTCGATGCTGCAAAAGTTGTATATAAGCCATTCAACTGGACTGGCTCTGCTTATAGTTTTCGATTTTTGTCAAACATTGAGGTCGAAACAAAAAAGCAAGTGTGAGTGAAATTATGTTGCTAATGTGGTCCAGGCTTCAGTTTATGAGCTTGAttctttttcaaactctttttggcttttttatAGCTGTTTCAGTTTCTACTTAATCTGACCTCGACATATTTGATAccagctttttcctttttgtccgATTTATACACTTCAAAAGCAAGTCCTTGACTGAGCAACAACTGCTCACTGTATTCAACTGTTTTATTAAAGCTCCCGTCATGCGCAGGCGTAATAAGGCAAGAGCCTCGTTTTCGATCCGGCTTTATCGTGAGGAAAAACATTCCTGGGTAGAAGCTTGGCTGTGAATTGGATGCATTGTTAGCCAAAGCCCTTATTTTACTCAGAGAGCTGCCAGACTTCGCTTGTATTCCATAACAAGGAGCAAGGGCTTGGTAATTACTTTTATCTGGTATTTCAAACCCGATGAATTTGCTTCCGTCCGATACACCGAGCCTGAGGTCACTGTCATCTGTCTGCCCATAAGTTGCGTTGACTGCTACAGTAATTTCAACGGTCAGCGGAGTTCCTTCTGTCAACAGGCCATCAGCCACCAAAGCAACTTTTAAAAGGGCCGCGTTTTTTAAAGAACCTGCGTTGAATGTTATCTGATCAGCAGTTGCGGAATGAGAGCTATTGATATAAATGAAAGAAGCGTGGGCTCGAAGCCATGAAGGCGTCATATTCAAGTGTAGGTTCCGAAATGGTTCCTGTTTACAACAAATCGGATTAATGAAGATTACTTAtcagaatatttcattttcaagacttAGCATAAAATTCATGAAGATCACATTTGAAGGAGATAATTCTTTTGTCCAATTATACCTTATCAGGATGGATGTCACTGTACGCGTGTTCCTCTCTGGAAATGTAATCCCATGGGTGTGTATACCTACAAGCGTCGTTCAGTTCACAGAATAAGTCCTTAAACCGGAAGTTGATGCTTTTACATTGCGGAACACTAATGCACTGCTGCATACAGTCACCAACACTACTGGTACTTGAATTTGAAGTCACATGACCTCTAAGATACTTTCCTGTCACAGATCTCACAGGTTCACCACATGTTAGAGGATTGCTTGTATCAACTAATATGACAAGAAACCACAGGATGCCCACCATTGCTTACTTCACTAAGGTACCTGAAAAAAgacacaccaaaaaaaaatcgtttcatCGCACTCAAACGAGGGCTTTAGACTTAGATCATGCCAACGGCGAAAAgcgataaaattattttattgtttatcttGTTTCAGCAGTTGACGGTTATTCTCCGAAGTGGAGTTGCATTTATATGCACACACAGTAGTAAATACCACacagaaaccgaaaaaaaaaagtttctttttatcaatgtacaaaaaataaatttgaaagttaATATGTTGACGCgtgattttgtctcttcggccTCTCAGAAGTGAACAGTACTTGGTAATCACTTCCGAAATTTCCAATCAGCACGGGCAAAATGCGTTATTTACTTGTGTAGTATAAACTGAACGTTGATATTGCCGGGGAGTTATTAAGACTTGTATAACACTTCAGTGATTGACAACGCAATTCTGTAGATGGATTTTTAAGTGTTTACCGGAAACTTTCTTCCTTATCATTTAATGAACTCAAACTTTATTCATGGTAACCATTACGAAATACGTCAATAATTGATATCttatcagtttttaatttcctcTAAAGTCTGgatatgcaaatttgtttctgtGAATATTGTGTCTACCTGATCTCCCCTATAACAGAGTATCAAAGGGATGATGGCCTTTACGGCCAACGCCATCATTTGGCCATTTTATGGCTAATAGTTAATTTTGTTCCTttgtgattaaaagaaaaaaaaaacttaccgcTAACTTTTTTCAGACTAAGGgtgaaaatttgtaaatttttaggCCAAACGGCTGACGGTTAACTAATTGAGACACTCTTATAAGGCTTTGTAAATATTCTCATAatctccccacccccccccccctttctcTTATCGGCAGTTAATTGACAGTCAATTCTAAGTAGTCCCCGCTTTATACTCTGTTAACGACGACTTATCCCCTTCCATTCCCCCCTCTAAACCATGTGATCTCCAACCCCCCACCtccccaaaagaaaaaattataatgtcGATAAATTATGATAAGTCCCTCACAGGAAGATCTAAAGTCTTCGAACAGATATCAGTCATTGCAAGAGAAGAAAATTCAGACGGTTTAGCCTTGCTggtgaaaaaatttccatttttatgaCTCAATTTCACTTATTTCAAACTGCACTAATAAAAGACTTAGAACATAACTATTGCATCTTTTCTCGGTTGGTCGTACTACTCAGCATAAGCTTGTTTGCAATTGGCTTTAAACAAGCCCAATTCCGTGTACGTCAGAGTTCGCATATTAAAAGTACTTGGCGACGCATAAAATCCCTCTAAAACGAAGGTCCTATGAAGTACATTTGTATATGTGCTCGTCCTTTCCATCCTTATTCATAACTTGAAATTATAAAGAAACTCTCCTACCTACACTTACTTAGGAGAATGTCGTAGCTCTGTACACTTGTACTGAATGTTCCGTTGTAAAGCAGCCTTCTTTTTTCTCTCCTGGTTTTAAATTAGCTTAGTCGTTAAAATAAGTTCAGAAAGTAGTAACTTTTTGATTTAGAAGATACTATGTTCAATGCTTCCTTTTTTTGGCGTAGAATTTCGTGTTCATGCGGACGTGAGGCCTCGAACTTAGCTTTTAAAATTATGCGGTCttagaaaaattatcataactttAGACATATTAAAGGCTGTGTTTGAATGACAACCACGGTTATGAACTGTCGTTTCTTCCATcaaggtatttgttttttcttaaaacagttgAATCGAGTGTTTTCGTaacatcaaaaaattaattagggACCAAGTTTGAGATAAGTTATCATTTTCTACTCATGCCAAACATGACTTTCAAAGTCCAAAGCGACAACATCCGGGTTTGGTCGAACAGAACATGATTTCTggcagaaagaaaaataaaagttccgTATAGCAGCCGTCCTTTTGCGCAAAGAGTGTCCTTCAATTCGTATTACAGGCACTGCAGTTGCGATGCAAGCCTTAAGGGAAGGTTGGCTGTTTACAAAGCAGAGGTGTCAccattcaaaattttctttcttaatttcctAGGATGTAGTTTCATGGAAAACCGGCGCTAAACTTACCTCAGGAAATTTTACATAAGGGGAGAAGACTGATTGTTCTCAAGAGAGGTTGTCGATGAAATTTCAAGCAAGCCCACGAAGCATATAGAAGTACTGAGAATTCTGCTATTAGTCCAGATGATTTGTTATTCAAACTTACTTCATAGATTGACTAGTTACCAATCATTAATTATCTAGCTCAAATAGTTCTCTAATTACTCAGTCGAaaacggaaaagaaaagaaacatttaggACGCATTTACCTTCGAGGATTTGCCTTATGGAAGAACGATGTAGTCTTAATTTTCACAGTTGCCCGCTTCACCAGAACAGGATAACGAACTATTTCTGTTTACATGGAAAAACCTGACAAGCATTGTTCTTTACTAAAACAATCGAATTCACAGCAGCTGTTTCCAGCTTTCCAGGTTGTTCTGGTATCTTAGGATGACAGCTTTTCCCAACAGACTCAGCtgtaaatgaataaaattatgcTCTCTAATCTTTATATCGCTCTGAAAAATTTGAACGTTCTCTGTATTTATGCATACTGGACTGAGACAGAACTTTTACAAAATCAAATCAACTTAACAGGCAACTCACATCACACTGATACGATATACAACTGCACTTCATTTGCCGCTTCCCAGCGGTAGGTGAGAATTTGTTTGGCATGAAGGCCACTTGCTTTACATTAGGGCTTAGGTGTTCCATCCATTATTACAAAATGACAACATACATGACGAGAAGACAAAACTGAATCAACATGCAGAATGACGGGAAATTTTTATCTGagaaatttgcatttaacaGTGTGAAAAATTCTCAATTCGCCTGTCAGGTGGTCTCAATTTTTATCCAGCGAGGTGATTACTCTCACAACGGAAACAGAGGTTTCAGAAAAATTCCCTTCCCTCGCCAGCAAAGCAAATGACATTTTGCAGCGTAAAAGaactaaataaagaaaaagatgggaaaaagggaaaatggGAGGTGATTTCTTTTGGTACCAGCCAAGTAACTGTAAATTTCACGGTTTTTTAATCGGCCTCTTAGACTTCTATGGGCAATAGTTTGGTTTCAGTAAAgagggaaagtttctaaagaaactgtggtgctgcgtcggtgggagagtataacaaggtaatttggtgttattaaatgagttgatagcgtaaattggccactgtaaagagtttcaaagccgacgtttctagcgttagcTCTTAGTCGTTCACTCTACGAAGGGTTAGCGCTCGTAAagtaagctttgaaactctttacggtggccaatttacgtaatcaactcagctgataataccaaattaccttgatTTTGAGTGTTGATAACGTTGGACGAGTAGgagttttcctttcaaatgataTCGTGACGCCTTACAGTCCTTACCTTGCCTATGACGAATGGCTGGAAACTCTCTGGATGATAAATTTAAGATGTGAACAATTCCCAACCACACATTACAAACAGCTGGCAAGTCTTATAATTGTATTTACCAATGGGTAGGCTTGAAGCTATAGTCAAATTCAACACGCTTCGATCCTTGTCACGTGTGtgtaatgaaaaggaaatgcaCACAAATGCCCGCTATTACTCAACTGATATGAAACATCTGCTCCGAAAATTTGGCTTCTTTTTTGTCTTCGAGCTGTTGAATAAAAGGCTTTCAAGCACTCCAGAGGAAGAAGTCAATTTCATTTACTTCAACTAAGTGAATTTACAGTGTTGTGTTTCCAGTGCATTCGTTTGGCAGACGTTGTACAGTGTCTAACCTCAGGAAAGGATTACATAGAGGGAAAAGTAGATGAACAAAAGCTGATCTAAACGGCCCTAAATTAGCTCAGAAAACTGACATGATGTAAAAGGAACAATCACTTAAGCTacataagtttgttttttattcaaaactagTTCAGATTTTTAGGTTGGAAGTGCCGGCATCGTTTATTTCCATACAAATTCTTACATTTCGCCCATCACGCAACGTAAACGTATTTGCATATTCACGGAGGCTCATTCTGCGAACTTATGCTACCTGTGCATTTTCCAACAAATACCACGAGAGGTCGTCCGcgtaaatttagttttttccattaaaaaagaTTGATAATCCTCTAAGCAGAGGATGGAAACCTTGTCACTgagcgtcaaaaaaaaaaaaaaagatcgaaagccttaaaaaaaagaacaaaacaaaacacaacagcCACTCGAGCCAGAATGGAATACCACAGGGACCCCAATGAGAGCTCGTAGAGGATATAAGCACACtaccaaaagcgcgggaaaacgtgagtgaCCCAGTCCGATTGGAGGAAggttgaatctgattggttgagatgaaGTATCGGGTTTCCCAAGACTCACTAAAGATAATGACGAGATTTGAAACACTACAGTCATAAGATAATGGCTGTAATGAACTGTTTTGAGTTGAACGTGTCTTTGACCTGAGTAAGAAAACAAAGATCCATAGGACGAGTCACTTAAGAGATTTCACTgctattttctttattcagcAAATAACCATTGTGTTTCGATGTCCCATGCAATCAAGGTTACCCTCTCCTTGTTCGAAATTCCCATTTACATGTAAAAAATCTGCCACCACTCTTGACACCACTgttcataaataatttatttatcaagaCTTGCTTTTTTCTCCTCAAGAAGGTTTCATTTTTAAGAACTGTCGTACGTTTCAATTCCAATGAGATTGGTTTCAACTGGAACGCCATAAATGATGTCACTCTCGATCGCTTCACCAATGTTGACGTCATTAGCAACGGTTATTTCAATTGTCAGCAGAGTGTCATCAGACAGTTCCCCTGCAGCAACTAGGGGCATTTTCAAAGAAGCTCGTCTTTCAGGTCTCCTAGTGAACCTACATGAAATGTTATCCGGTCTGAGGTTGTGGAACAAGGACTACTGATGTTTGCTGCAAATCCACTCAGCCATAATGATGTCATTTTGTATTCTTTGAGTGGCATCTGTCAATAACAAGATATTTCCGATCATTTTCTATGGTGGTATCACATATTTAAACGGGTTTATAAAACGTATGGTTGGAATGTTATGTTAGCATAGCATTTAGGCCTCATCTCCCTCACAAGTGAGAACAGATAACAGCAAACTGACAAGAAACTGACAGGAGAACCGTTTGGAGTT
It encodes the following:
- the LOC131769591 gene encoding uncharacterized protein, producing the protein MVGILWFLVILVDTSNPLTCGEPVRSVTGKYLRGHVTSNSSTSSVGDCMQQCISVPQCKSINFRFKDLFCELNDACRYTHPWDYISREEHAYSDIHPDKEPFRNLHLNMTPSWLRAHASFIYINSSHSATADQITFNAGSLKNAALLKVALVADGLLTEGTPLTVEITVAVNATYGQTDDSDLRLGVSDGSKFIGFEIPDKSNYQALAPCYGIQAKSGSSLSKIRALANNASNSQPSFYPGMFFLTIKPDRKRGSCLITPAHDGSFNKTVEYSEQLLLSQGLAFEVYKSDKKEKAGIKYVEVRLSRN